One stretch of Chryseobacterium sp. LJ668 DNA includes these proteins:
- the dacB gene encoding D-alanyl-D-alanine carboxypeptidase/D-alanyl-D-alanine endopeptidase has translation MINYRKYISGIAVLATGFIFAQSTVSTVLYSPNFEGQKSGLNLPSPVAAVEKVFLSPKELVDVNLNTMMTDPVLKNATWGFVIFDPKTKKVISSYNENTPLVPASTTKLLTTETALHLLGENYRWMTQLEYSGAIDENGVLNGNLYIVGSGDPSLGTNKAGAWSYKEIVSDFVNGMSREGIKKVNGDIIIQTALFKGNISRLPENVVWLENNNYYLPVGTTREINPANEKLIVKKGNGLASDKKYFYVSPYANQMVYAEKYDGDGILTTKLPDAPAFLANTFRATLVKGGVGITGKVTPKTTDGAPEVRKMISAYKSPTLSDIIYYTNQRSDNGLAEALLKTVGFQKMGDQTSESGRIVVNDHLKEVAFDIEGLNYMDGSGLSRSNKVTPISQVKYLTSLMNQKYYKTYFDSLPIAGQSGTLKRMFIGQGNGQIFAKTGTLNKVKALTGYMKTNSGRTLVFSILVNNYSGSVDMVKSRIEKILQPALDL, from the coding sequence ATGATAAATTACAGAAAGTATATTTCAGGTATTGCGGTTTTGGCCACTGGTTTTATCTTTGCCCAATCTACCGTATCTACAGTTCTTTATTCTCCAAATTTCGAAGGTCAAAAAAGCGGATTAAATTTGCCCTCACCTGTAGCAGCGGTAGAGAAAGTTTTTTTGTCTCCTAAAGAACTCGTAGATGTAAACTTAAACACAATGATGACCGATCCCGTGCTGAAAAATGCAACTTGGGGATTTGTAATCTTTGATCCGAAAACGAAGAAAGTGATCTCTTCGTATAATGAAAATACTCCTCTCGTTCCTGCTTCAACCACAAAATTATTAACCACAGAAACTGCATTGCATTTGTTGGGAGAAAATTACCGTTGGATGACGCAGCTGGAATATTCCGGAGCAATCGACGAAAATGGAGTTTTGAACGGTAATCTCTACATTGTGGGAAGCGGTGACCCGTCATTGGGAACCAACAAAGCCGGAGCCTGGTCTTACAAAGAAATCGTTTCAGACTTCGTAAACGGAATGTCTCGTGAGGGAATCAAAAAGGTAAATGGTGATATTATTATTCAGACAGCGCTTTTCAAAGGTAACATTTCGAGACTTCCGGAAAATGTTGTGTGGTTAGAAAACAATAATTACTATCTTCCTGTTGGTACCACTCGTGAAATCAATCCTGCAAACGAAAAACTGATTGTAAAAAAAGGGAACGGTTTAGCTTCAGATAAAAAATACTTCTATGTTTCACCTTACGCCAATCAAATGGTATATGCTGAAAAGTATGATGGTGACGGAATTTTAACCACAAAACTTCCCGATGCACCTGCATTTTTAGCTAATACATTCAGAGCAACATTGGTGAAAGGCGGAGTAGGAATTACCGGAAAAGTAACTCCGAAAACAACAGATGGTGCTCCTGAAGTGAGAAAAATGATTTCTGCATACAAATCTCCGACGCTTTCGGATATTATTTACTACACCAATCAGCGAAGTGATAATGGTCTAGCAGAAGCTTTGCTTAAAACAGTCGGTTTCCAGAAAATGGGCGATCAGACTTCTGAATCCGGGAGAATTGTGGTGAACGACCATTTAAAAGAAGTTGCTTTTGATATTGAAGGCTTAAATTACATGGATGGAAGCGGATTGTCGAGAAGCAATAAAGTAACCCCAATTTCTCAGGTAAAATATTTAACTTCTCTAATGAATCAGAAATACTACAAAACCTATTTTGATTCTCTTCCAATTGCAGGTCAGTCAGGAACTCTAAAAAGAATGTTTATCGGCCAAGGAAACGGGCAGATTTTTGCTAAAACCGGAACACTGAATAAAGTGAAAGCATTGACGGGTTATATGAAAACGAATTCTGGAAGAACTTTGGTGTTTTCTATACTTGTAAACAACTATTCTGGATCTGTGGATATGGTGAAAAGCAGAATTGAAAAAATTCTTCAGCCGGCTTTAGATCTTTAA
- the priA gene encoding replication restart helicase PriA yields MQYAQIVLPLNLKGTFTYKVPEELTSKIENGMRVLVPFGGKKIYTGIIFELHHEEPENFIAKEVISILDDYPIVPAEQISFWNWLSDYYLCNLGEIYRFAFPSSLKLESETYLKLKPNAVIEFENLDVNEMYLIQALEVRQLINLTDIEAFIPKKEIIKTINSLIDLQYIEIDEKVAEKYKAKEVAYVKVKAEVLKNQNLTEILLQLNRAKKQKELFLNIIEKQTENPDLHIKKSELFVDGYFGSSHFKALADKNLVEEYYVQKDRIESYEGEIEEIEELSEMQKEAKAEIDEAFEEKKNVLIHGVTSSGKTHIYLEKIEECVNEGKNVLFLLPEISLTKQITQRLEKKYGRQLGFYHQKLTDFEKVEVWRRIKNNDIKILIATRNALFLPFQNLGLIIVDEEHDSAYRPREVSPFFNAKDAALVLAGFYDARVILGSATPSVESYYSAKKEKLHYIFLNERFGNVKLPEFELINFKEAQDSKKVSGNFSLQLIDEIKKTLDEKNQTIILHNRRGYASVIECETCGYVNYCSNCDVVLTYHKAANEMKCHYCGQRASKPRTCPKCHSENLNERGVGVEQIHEEVSKIFPENEVDRMDVDSMRKKFAYEKLYEKIEDRETDILVGTQIISKGLDFDHIELVAIPKADSMLYVQDFRAEERAYQLVTQVSGRAGRVSGNGKVLIQTYNPDHSVFQLIKMNNVAKIYKYFLTERQKFHYPPFTKLIMIELKHIKDDKVNRAAQFLGSILRKYLPEDCILGPERAQIARLNNLYQFQILLKLPRGKNYEKFKNLVLLSLKEFDEITAYHSIKKEVFVDF; encoded by the coding sequence TTGCAATACGCCCAAATCGTTTTACCGTTGAATTTAAAAGGAACTTTCACTTACAAAGTTCCTGAAGAGCTCACTTCTAAAATTGAAAACGGGATGCGTGTTTTAGTACCTTTTGGCGGAAAAAAAATTTATACAGGAATTATTTTTGAGCTTCACCATGAGGAACCGGAAAATTTTATAGCCAAAGAAGTGATCAGTATTTTAGATGATTACCCGATTGTACCCGCAGAACAGATCAGCTTTTGGAATTGGCTTTCAGATTATTATCTCTGCAATTTGGGCGAAATTTACCGCTTTGCCTTTCCCTCTTCTTTAAAACTCGAAAGTGAAACTTATTTAAAGCTTAAACCTAATGCCGTTATTGAATTTGAGAATCTGGACGTCAACGAAATGTATCTCATCCAGGCTCTGGAAGTTCGACAGTTGATTAATCTGACAGATATTGAAGCATTTATACCCAAAAAGGAAATCATTAAAACCATCAATTCTCTGATTGATCTGCAATACATTGAAATTGATGAAAAAGTAGCAGAAAAATATAAAGCCAAAGAAGTGGCCTATGTAAAAGTGAAAGCCGAGGTTCTGAAAAACCAGAATCTTACAGAAATTCTTTTACAACTCAACAGAGCCAAGAAGCAAAAAGAGCTTTTCCTGAATATCATCGAAAAACAGACCGAAAATCCTGATTTACATATCAAAAAATCAGAATTATTTGTAGACGGATATTTTGGAAGTTCACATTTTAAAGCTTTGGCAGATAAAAATCTGGTCGAAGAATATTATGTTCAGAAAGACAGGATAGAAAGCTACGAAGGTGAAATTGAGGAAATAGAAGAACTTTCTGAAATGCAGAAAGAAGCGAAAGCAGAAATCGATGAAGCTTTTGAAGAAAAGAAAAATGTTCTAATTCATGGCGTAACTTCCTCCGGTAAAACCCACATCTATTTAGAAAAAATTGAAGAATGCGTTAACGAAGGAAAAAATGTTCTGTTTTTACTTCCTGAAATTTCTTTAACCAAACAGATTACGCAGCGATTAGAAAAAAAATATGGTCGACAGCTGGGTTTTTATCACCAGAAACTCACTGATTTTGAAAAAGTAGAAGTTTGGCGAAGAATCAAAAATAATGATATTAAAATACTTATTGCCACAAGAAATGCATTATTTCTGCCTTTTCAGAATTTAGGATTGATTATCGTTGATGAAGAGCATGATTCTGCCTACAGACCGAGAGAAGTGTCACCTTTTTTCAATGCAAAAGATGCGGCTTTAGTTTTGGCGGGGTTTTATGACGCAAGAGTGATTTTAGGTTCGGCAACACCATCAGTTGAGAGTTATTATTCAGCCAAGAAAGAAAAATTACATTATATTTTCCTCAACGAAAGATTCGGGAATGTGAAATTACCTGAATTTGAACTGATTAATTTTAAAGAAGCCCAGGATTCCAAAAAAGTATCCGGGAATTTTTCATTGCAGTTGATTGATGAAATTAAGAAAACTTTAGATGAAAAAAATCAGACCATTATTCTTCATAACCGCCGTGGTTATGCTAGTGTGATAGAATGTGAGACTTGCGGTTATGTCAATTACTGCTCAAACTGCGATGTGGTTTTGACATATCATAAAGCTGCTAACGAAATGAAATGTCATTACTGTGGTCAGCGAGCGTCCAAACCGAGAACCTGTCCGAAATGTCACTCTGAAAATCTAAACGAAAGAGGAGTCGGTGTAGAGCAGATTCACGAGGAAGTTTCAAAGATTTTCCCTGAAAATGAGGTCGACAGGATGGATGTCGATTCGATGCGGAAAAAATTTGCCTATGAAAAATTATATGAAAAAATAGAAGATCGGGAAACCGATATTTTGGTTGGGACACAAATAATTTCCAAAGGTTTAGATTTTGATCATATCGAATTGGTAGCCATTCCTAAGGCAGATTCTATGTTGTATGTTCAGGATTTCAGGGCCGAAGAAAGAGCCTATCAGTTGGTTACACAAGTTTCTGGAAGAGCAGGAAGAGTTTCTGGTAATGGAAAAGTTTTAATTCAGACGTATAATCCGGACCATTCTGTTTTTCAATTGATTAAAATGAATAATGTTGCGAAAATCTATAAATATTTTCTCACCGAAAGGCAGAAATTTCACTATCCGCCATTCACAAAACTAATCATGATCGAGCTGAAGCATATCAAAGATGATAAGGTCAACCGTGCCGCACAGTTTTTAGGCTCAATTTTAAGAAAGTATCTTCCTGAAGACTGTATTCTAGGTCCGGAAAGAGCTCAGATCGCAAGGCTGAATAATTTGTACCAGTTTCAGATACTTTTAAAGCTTCCCAGAGGAAAAAACTATGAAAAATTTAAAAATCTTGTATTATTAAGTCTCAAAGAATTTGACGAAATCACTGCGTATCACAGCATTAAAAAAGAGGTTTTTGTGGATTTTTAA